TTTTCTTGGGTCGAAACAAGAGTTGGGTTAGTTTAGCATTGACTTCAGAATCTTAAAATGCAAAAGATGCCGTGTGTTTTCGTGGTAATGGCGAGTAGGCGATGGGAGCGAAACTTGATTATGCAGATATATGGAGTCACTGAAGTTCGGAGTGTTAGTTGAATAGATTGTATTGATCAAGCCTTTTTTACTGGCTGCTGATGTTTCGATTTGCATTTCCCTGTAGGTCATTGATGTACTTCATCCTGGAAGACCCAATGTCTCCAAGGTAATAAACTGTTTATTCGACAGTCAAAATCCTCTCGCTTGCGCCGCAACTATTGGAGATATTCTGCCAAAGAGATGTTTGCTAAATGGGGGTCTTTTTGGTCTGTAGGCGGAGCTGAAGGAGAAGCTCGGAAACATGTATGATGTGAAGGACCGAAACTCCATCTTTGTGTTCAAGTTCCGGACTCATTTTGGAGGTGGGAAATCTACTGGCTTTGGTTTGATCTATGATTCAGTTGAGACTGCCAAGAAGTATGAGCCCAAGTACAGACTCATCAGGGTAATTTTCCTCATGTCATCTAATTTTTCGTGGTTCCTCTTTCTCCTCATTTGTTGAATTGAAATTGTACTCCTGCCTACTGAATCTCCAGTTGTTCCTTGCTGAAGtgattatatatttataatgcGGTTTAGCATACCTTGCCATACCTTGGCTACATGCAGTAGACGTGTTGCTGAGAGACCCAACTTGTGGGGCTCCCCACCCTTGATAAACCGCACAATATAGCTGGTTAAGCTTATCTTCTTTGGGCAGCATGTCTTAGTCTAAGGTTCTGCAGTATATATGAAAGCCCTGCAAGCTACTTTATAATTGAAACATAACCATTATATTCCGGAAAAATTATCTTTATTAGTATGGACTCTGCAATTTACCTTTTGAATGCGGGACATAAATTCTTTGCGTGTGGTGGTTTTGGAATGAAATAGTGCACTTGATTATCTTATGGATGTGGTCCCTTTTCTTACTTAGTAGACACCCTCCATAACCAAACTTTAGTGATGATTAAGCTCTGAGTAAAGAAGGTAATTTTGCATGGCAGAATGGACTTGATACCAAGGTAGAGAAGTCGAGAAAGcaaatgaaggaaagaaagaatagagcCAAGAAAATCCGTGGAGTAAAGAAGGTAATTT
This region of Eucalyptus grandis isolate ANBG69807.140 chromosome 8, ASM1654582v1, whole genome shotgun sequence genomic DNA includes:
- the LOC104415466 gene encoding 40S ribosomal protein S24-1, which gives rise to MADKAVTIRTRKFMTNRLLSRKQFVIDVLHPGRPNVSKAELKEKLGNMYDVKDRNSIFVFKFRTHFGGGKSTGFGLIYDSVETAKKYEPKYRLIRNGLDTKVEKSRKQMKERKNRAKKIRGVKKTKAGDAAKGGKKK